In the genome of Massilia sp. UMI-21, the window TCGTCCTTGAGCTCCTGCACGTAGGCGTACAGCGCCTTGTCGGTGCGGATGCCATGGGGCTCGGGGTAGCGCTGCAGGAGCACCTCGCCGAGCTGGCCGGCGTCGATCAGCTGGCCGACCTGGGTACGCAGTTGCTCGGGATAGTGGGTAAGGTAGGGAAGCTTGTGCATGGCGGCCGCAATGTACCACGGCGCCGCAGGTTCGGGTTCGGCAGGAGCACGGCGCCCGCGGGCGCCGTGGTGTGGATGCATCGTTGTGGGGACAGCCGCGGGCGGACAGCCGCGGGCGGACAGTCTCGGGCGGACCGCCTGTCAGTTTTCCTTTTCGCCCTGGCGGTTGCCGGCCTGTCTGGCCGCCGCCGCGGCGCGCTGGGCCGATTGCCGGCTTTCGCCGCCCTTGCGCCCGATATCGGCCATGTGCGCGCGGTTGCGGCTGACCGCCTCGCCGCCTTTCTGTCCGGCGCGGCGCGCTTCTTCGGAATCGAACTCGTGCGCGGTGCCTTTCTGGTGCGCCGCCTGGCCGCCCTTGCTGGCGATCTCGCGCTGCTGGTTCTGGTCCATTGCCGCGAAACCGCGCTTGGCCGGCGCCTGGCCGCCGTTGCCGCCGCTGCCTTTCTGGGCGCTGCCCTTGCCGTTCTCTTTACTTGTCGCCATGTCGCTCTCCTTGTGGTGCCTACGCTGTCGAAGTGGGAAGCCCCGAGCGCGTATGGATGCGCTCGTGCCGTTTAGAGAGGAGGCTGGAGCGTTAGTTCCTTCACGCCGGGACCGGCAGTGCATTCGGCGGCTAGCGCGGGCGCGAGCGGCGTTCGCGCAGGCGGCCGGCCGCCGCGTGCAGGGGGGCGCGCGGCGCGCAGCCGTCGATCCCGGACGGCGGGGCGGCGAGGTCGGACTCGAGCTGGTCGCGGCGCGCGCGCAGCCGCAATCCGAGCGCCAGCTGGTCGGCGCCGGAACGGGCGAGCGCCGGGAACAGCAGGGTCTCTTCGAAAGCGACGTGGCGTTCCACTTCCTCGGCCAGCACCGCGACCGTGACGTCGAAGTAGTCGTCGCCCGGGAACAGGGATTCGAGCTGGTCGATGAGCTCGCGGATGCTGTCGTGTTCCAGCGCCGCGTCTTCGAGCAGGGCGTCGTCGACCACGCTGCCCAGTGCCGGATAGAACAGCTCGTCCTCCAGCAGGGTGTGCATCAGCACCGTGTCGCACAGATCGTCCACCACGCGGGCGCGCTGCGCTTCTTCTTCGCGATCGAGCATCGCGAAGGCGTGGAACAGGGCGCGCATGTGCGCATGGTCGGCGCGCAGCTGGGCCAGGATGCCGCCGGGCGGGTCGGGTTGTGGAAGTTGAACCATGTTCACCTCGCAAGGAAATGGGCGGGTCAAATCCACGTAGACGCGCCGCGAGAGGATAAGTTCATTCCATGTGCAGGGCGCCGCGCCGAACCGGCCCAACCGATCAGGCGTCGGCCACCTTGAGCACCAGCTTGCCGAGGTTCTTGCCCTCGAACAGCATCAAGAGGGCTTCGGGGAAGCGCTCGAAGCCCTCGACCACGTATTCGATGCTCTTGACGCTGCCTTCCTGCATCCAGGTGGCCAGGGTGGCCACGCCCTCCGGGTAGCGCGCCGCGTAATCGAACACCACCATGCCTTCCATGCGCGCGCGGTTCACCAGCAGCGACAGGTAGTTGGCCGGTCCCTTGACCTGGCTGGTGGTGTTGTACTGCGAGATCGCGCCACAGATGACGATGCGCGCCTTCATGTTGATGCGGGTGAGGACCGCGTCCAGGATCTCGCCGCCGACGTTGTCGAAGTACACGTCCACGCCCTGCGGGCAGTGCTGCTTCAGGCCGGCGTGCACGGAAGCTTCCTTGTAGTCGATGCAGGCGTCGAAGCCGAGCTGCTCGACCACGAAGCGGCATTTGTCGGCGCCGCCGGCGATGCCCACCACGCGGCAGCCCATCTTCTTGGCCACCTGGCCGACGGTCATGCCGACCGCGCCGGCCGCCCCCGAGACCACCACCGTCTCGCCGGCCTTGGGCTGGCCGACTTCGCGCAGGCCGAAGAAGGCGGTCATGCCGGGCATGCCGAGGGTATTGAGCCAGGCCGTGGGCGGCGCCAGCGCCGGGTCGATCTTCGTGAACGCGGCGGTCTTGTCGTCGGCCGCGCCGGACCAGTAGCGCTGCACTCCGGTGCCACCCAGCACGTAGTCGCCCACCGCGAAACGCGGCGAGCGCGAGGCCACCACCACGCCGAGCCCGCCGGCGCGCATCACTTCGCCAATCGCCACCGGGCGGATATACGACTTGCCTTCGTTCATCCAGCCGCGCATGGCCGGGTCGAGCGACAGGTACAGCACCTTGACGACGATGCCGCCGTCCGCGGCCTCGGGCACGGCTTCTTCATGGAAGGCCCAGTCCTCCTTGCGCGGCAGGCCGAGCGGACGCGCGGCGAGGCGGAACTGCTGGTTGGGGGGGAATGCATTGGTCATCGCTGTCTCCTGGATGGGAAGATGTTAACAACGTGACTATACCGCCACTTGCCCCGGCCGGCGCGGCGCGTGCGACAATAGCGGGCTTTCCCCAACCAATCCGCATTGCGCGCATACCGATAACCCCGCTTATGGCTCTCAAGGCAACCATCTACAAGGCCGACCTGTCGATCGCCGACATGGACCGCAACTACTACGGCGACCACACCCTGACCATCGCGCGCCATCCGTCCGAGACCGACGAGCGCGTGATGATCCGGGTGCTGGCCTTCGCGCTGCACGCGGACCCGGCGCTCGCCTTCACCAAGGACCTGTTCGACGTCGATGAGCCGGCGCTCTGGCAAAAGGACCTGACCGGCGCCATCCAGACCTGGATCGAGGTCGGCCAGCCGGACGAGAAGCGCCTCCTGAAGGCGGCCGGACGTTCCGACAAGGTGATCGTGTACAGCTACAGCGCCACCAGCGATATCTGGTTCAAGGGCATCGCCAACAAGATCGACCGCGCCCGCAACGTCTCGGTGGTGAACATCCCGAACGAAGCCAGCGTCCAGCTCGAGAAGATGGCCAAGCGCAACATGCAGCTGCAGTGCACGATCCAGGACGGGCAGGTGTGGCTGACCGACGGCGCGGACACGGTGCTGGTCGAGCGCGAAACCCTGCGCGGCGTGCGGTAAAGCTATAATCGCGGTTCAATCATCCTGGATTGCGTACCATGAAACCTGCATTTGCTCCTGCGTTTTCTCCTGCGTTTGCTCCTGCCTTGTTCGCCTTGCTCGCCGGCGGCCTGCTGTCGGCCGCCGCCCATGCCCAAGTGACGGTCTCCGAGCCGTGGATCCGCGCCACCGTACCCGCGCAGAAGGCGACCGGCGCCTTCATGCGCGTGCAGTCGGCGGCGCCCGCGCGCCTGGTCGGGGTGCAGGCCGATGTCGCCGGCCGCGCCGAGCTGCACGAGATGGCCATGGTCGGGTCGACCATGCGCATGCGCCGGGTGGAGTCGATCGAACTGCCGGCCGGTCAACCCGTGAACCTGGCCAGCGGCGGCTACCACGTGATGCTGTTCGACCTGAAGCGCCAGGTGAAGGAAGGCGAGAACGTCGACCTGACCCTGCAGGTGCAGGATGCGGCCGGCAAGCGCCAGGACGTCAAGCTGAGCGTGCCGGTGCGGCCACTGACCTACAGCGCGCACGCCGGGCACTGAACGGCCTAGCGTGGCGCCGCCGCGATGCGGCGCGTCTCTCCGGACCCGATCACCGACCTGCTGACCCGCGGATCGCCGTAATAGCCGACGTCGCCCGAGCCGACAATGGTCGCGCTCAACTCCTGGCGCGCCCATACGGTGACGTCGCCCGATCCCGCCACGCTGACGCTCACGCTGTCCGACCGCACCTTGCCCATGTCGACGGTGCCCGATCCGCCGATCGATACCGACAGCTCGCGCGCGCTGCCGTCGCCGGCCTTGAAGCTGCCGCTGCCGCCCAGGGCCACCGCCACCGATTCGCTGTCCAGCTTGCCCACATCGATCTCGCCCGAGCCGCCCAGGTCGATGCTCAGCTTCGGCGCGCGCAGCACGGCGGCGTCGATCGACCCGGAGCCGCCCAGCGCCACGCGCTCGATCTGGCGGGCAGTCACCACCACCTTCAGGTTCCTGGTGCGCAGGTTCAGCTTGCGCCTGGACGGGCGGATCTTGAGGGTGCCGTTCTCCACCACGGTCTCCACCAGCGGCAGCAGGTTGTCGTCGGCCTCGATGGTGACGCCCTCGGCGTCGCCCAGGCGCAGCTCGAGCTTGCCCGGCATGTCGAACGCCAGGCCGGTGAAGTGC includes:
- a CDS encoding YaeQ family protein produces the protein MALKATIYKADLSIADMDRNYYGDHTLTIARHPSETDERVMIRVLAFALHADPALAFTKDLFDVDEPALWQKDLTGAIQTWIEVGQPDEKRLLKAAGRSDKVIVYSYSATSDIWFKGIANKIDRARNVSVVNIPNEASVQLEKMAKRNMQLQCTIQDGQVWLTDGADTVLVERETLRGVR
- a CDS encoding DUF2807 domain-containing protein → MKKTSLAAALLAGLFVTASLPSTAGIWPWSGEQVQGSGTVKRQARQVAHFTGLAFDMPGKLELRLGDAEGVTIEADDNLLPLVETVVENGTLKIRPSRRKLNLRTRNLKVVVTARQIERVALGGSGSIDAAVLRAPKLSIDLGGSGEIDVGKLDSESVAVALGGSGSFKAGDGSARELSVSIGGSGTVDMGKVRSDSVSVSVAGSGDVTVWARQELSATIVGSGDVGYYGDPRVSRSVIGSGETRRIAAAPR
- a CDS encoding copper chaperone PCu(A)C, with the protein product MKPAFAPAFSPAFAPALFALLAGGLLSAAAHAQVTVSEPWIRATVPAQKATGAFMRVQSAAPARLVGVQADVAGRAELHEMAMVGSTMRMRRVESIELPAGQPVNLASGGYHVMLFDLKRQVKEGENVDLTLQVQDAAGKRQDVKLSVPVRPLTYSAHAGH
- a CDS encoding NADP-dependent oxidoreductase, with amino-acid sequence MTNAFPPNQQFRLAARPLGLPRKEDWAFHEEAVPEAADGGIVVKVLYLSLDPAMRGWMNEGKSYIRPVAIGEVMRAGGLGVVVASRSPRFAVGDYVLGGTGVQRYWSGAADDKTAAFTKIDPALAPPTAWLNTLGMPGMTAFFGLREVGQPKAGETVVVSGAAGAVGMTVGQVAKKMGCRVVGIAGGADKCRFVVEQLGFDACIDYKEASVHAGLKQHCPQGVDVYFDNVGGEILDAVLTRINMKARIVICGAISQYNTTSQVKGPANYLSLLVNRARMEGMVVFDYAARYPEGVATLATWMQEGSVKSIEYVVEGFERFPEALLMLFEGKNLGKLVLKVADA
- a CDS encoding hemerythrin domain-containing protein, with product MVQLPQPDPPGGILAQLRADHAHMRALFHAFAMLDREEEAQRARVVDDLCDTVLMHTLLEDELFYPALGSVVDDALLEDAALEHDSIRELIDQLESLFPGDDYFDVTVAVLAEEVERHVAFEETLLFPALARSGADQLALGLRLRARRDQLESDLAAPPSGIDGCAPRAPLHAAAGRLRERRSRPR